A genomic stretch from Schaalia odontolytica includes:
- a CDS encoding phosphopantetheine-binding protein — MGSIADLLGDQLRAGLAQLVDPEASDEAPGAAPASDLERASDACERARVIAMEAVLDEVEVDPALVRGQDTLRKDLDMDDVSLYAVVARVEREAKVALTDAQVQAWSTLGDLLDSVSDAASNH; from the coding sequence ATGGGCTCCATCGCCGACCTGCTGGGGGACCAGCTGCGTGCAGGCTTAGCGCAGCTGGTCGACCCCGAGGCATCCGACGAAGCGCCCGGCGCGGCCCCGGCCTCGGACCTGGAGCGCGCATCAGATGCGTGTGAGAGGGCGCGCGTGATCGCGATGGAGGCCGTGCTCGACGAGGTCGAGGTCGACCCGGCACTCGTGAGAGGGCAGGACACCCTGCGCAAAGATCTCGACATGGATGATGTCTCTTTGTATGCCGTCGTCGCGCGTGTCGAACGCGAGGCAAAGGTGGCGCTGACGGATGCTCAGGTCCAGGCCTGGTCGACGCTCGGGGATCTGCTCGACTCCGTTTCTGACGCCGCTTCCAATCACTAG